Proteins from a single region of Paraglaciecola sp. T6c:
- the secA gene encoding preprotein translocase subunit SecA produces MFSSILTKVFGSRNDRTLKKLNKITEQVNQLEAQYEALSDEQLKAKTGEFQKRLQDGEDTDNLLPEAFAVVREASKRVFSMRHFDVQMLGGQVLHTGQIAEMRTGEGKTLTSTLPAYLNALSGKGVHVITVNDYLASRDAEGSRPLFEFLGLSVGCNIPGMNHAQKKEAYAADITYGTNNEFGFDYLRDNMAFSPGDRVQRELHYAIIDEVDSILIDEARTPLIISGQAEDSSELYRKINAIIPQLEQQEKEDEEGKNGDGDYTIDEKGKQVHLTEKGQIHVEEILKTSGILGEDESLFAAANISLLHHVNAALRAHKLFSRDVDYIVKGDDVVIVDEHTGRTMEGRRWSEGLHQAVEAKEGVNIQNENQTLASITFQNYFRLYDKLAGMTGTADTEAFEFQSIYGLDTVVIPTNKPMVRKDKADLIYLTAQEKYEAIVEDIKDCVKRGQPTLVGTVSIENSELISNILKKAKIPHKVLNAKFHEQEADIVAQAGKPGAVTIATNMAGRGTDIVLGGNWQVAVDGINDPKPGTVEKIKEQWQKDHDAVIEAGGLHIIGTERHESRRIDNQLRGRSGRQGDAGSSRFYLSLDDALMRIFASEKMGNMMKRLGMERGEAIEHPWVTRAIENAQRKVEGRNFDMRKQLLEFDDVANDQRKVIYEQRNELLDEGDIYSTIEAIRIDVVDSIISQYIPPQSLSEMWNVSGLEEHFKSEFLLDIPLQKWIDEDDKLYEEKIRERILEEVNNAYKAKEDIVGPDVLRQFEKAVMLQNLDSHWKEHLAAMDHLRQGIHLRGYAQKNPKQEYKRESFELFTEMLEALKVEVVTVLSKVQVKAESDVEAVEEQRRQADEQPKQYEHETASATQAPEQAPEAAPAARPGNALRDGPKVGRNDPCPCGSGLKYKQCHGKLS; encoded by the coding sequence ATGTTTTCGAGTATTCTGACCAAGGTTTTTGGTAGCCGTAATGACCGAACTTTAAAAAAATTAAATAAAATTACTGAGCAAGTTAACCAGCTAGAAGCACAGTATGAGGCGCTGAGTGATGAGCAACTCAAAGCTAAGACGGGTGAGTTTCAAAAGCGTTTGCAAGACGGTGAAGACACAGACAATTTATTGCCTGAAGCGTTCGCTGTTGTACGTGAAGCCAGTAAGCGTGTGTTTTCAATGCGTCATTTCGATGTACAGATGCTTGGTGGTCAAGTGTTGCACACAGGTCAAATCGCTGAAATGCGTACCGGTGAAGGTAAAACCCTTACCTCTACACTACCTGCCTACTTAAACGCTTTAAGTGGTAAGGGTGTGCACGTGATTACCGTCAACGATTATTTGGCGAGTCGTGATGCTGAGGGCAGCCGTCCACTATTTGAATTCTTAGGGTTGAGTGTTGGCTGTAATATCCCTGGCATGAACCATGCCCAGAAAAAAGAAGCCTACGCTGCTGATATTACTTACGGCACTAACAATGAATTCGGTTTTGATTACCTGCGTGACAACATGGCCTTTAGCCCTGGTGATCGTGTTCAGCGCGAACTGCATTACGCCATCATTGATGAAGTAGATTCAATCCTTATTGATGAAGCCAGAACGCCGCTGATTATTTCCGGTCAAGCGGAAGACAGCTCTGAGCTATATCGTAAAATTAATGCCATTATTCCTCAGCTTGAACAGCAAGAAAAAGAAGACGAAGAAGGCAAAAATGGCGACGGTGACTACACTATCGACGAAAAAGGTAAACAGGTACATTTGACTGAAAAAGGTCAAATTCATGTTGAAGAGATCCTTAAAACCAGCGGTATCCTCGGGGAAGATGAATCTCTTTTCGCTGCGGCTAATATTTCGTTGTTGCACCATGTGAATGCGGCACTACGTGCGCATAAATTGTTTAGCCGTGACGTTGATTACATCGTCAAAGGTGATGACGTAGTTATCGTTGATGAGCACACTGGCCGCACAATGGAAGGTCGTCGTTGGTCTGAAGGTTTACACCAGGCAGTAGAAGCCAAAGAAGGTGTAAATATTCAAAACGAGAACCAAACACTCGCGTCAATCACCTTCCAAAATTACTTTCGTTTGTATGACAAGCTTGCAGGTATGACAGGTACAGCGGATACCGAAGCGTTTGAATTTCAAAGTATTTACGGCTTAGATACCGTAGTTATTCCAACGAATAAGCCTATGGTCCGTAAAGATAAAGCCGACTTAATATACTTAACCGCCCAAGAGAAATACGAAGCGATTGTTGAAGATATTAAAGATTGCGTTAAGCGTGGCCAGCCGACATTAGTCGGTACAGTATCTATTGAAAACTCTGAGCTTATTTCCAATATATTGAAAAAAGCAAAAATTCCTCACAAGGTATTGAATGCGAAATTCCATGAGCAGGAAGCTGACATCGTTGCACAAGCGGGTAAGCCCGGTGCCGTGACGATTGCTACTAACATGGCTGGTCGTGGTACGGATATTGTTCTTGGTGGTAACTGGCAAGTAGCCGTTGATGGTATTAACGATCCTAAGCCTGGCACAGTGGAGAAAATCAAAGAGCAATGGCAAAAAGATCACGATGCAGTAATTGAGGCCGGTGGTTTACACATCATAGGCACAGAGCGTCACGAATCTCGCCGTATCGATAACCAGCTTCGTGGTCGTTCAGGCCGTCAAGGTGATGCGGGGTCTTCGCGTTTTTACTTGTCGCTCGATGATGCCTTAATGCGTATCTTTGCCTCTGAAAAAATGGGCAACATGATGAAGCGTCTAGGTATGGAGCGCGGTGAAGCCATTGAACATCCTTGGGTTACGCGTGCAATCGAAAATGCACAACGTAAAGTGGAAGGTCGTAACTTCGACATGCGTAAGCAGTTACTTGAGTTTGATGATGTGGCAAACGATCAGCGTAAGGTCATTTACGAGCAGCGTAATGAGCTACTTGATGAAGGCGATATTTATTCGACCATCGAAGCCATTCGCATCGATGTAGTAGATAGCATTATCAGCCAATACATTCCGCCGCAATCACTGAGCGAAATGTGGAATGTTAGCGGATTAGAAGAGCACTTTAAAAGTGAGTTTTTATTGGATATTCCATTACAAAAATGGATCGATGAAGACGACAAATTATACGAAGAGAAAATCCGCGAGCGCATTTTAGAAGAAGTGAATAACGCTTATAAAGCGAAAGAAGACATTGTTGGTCCTGACGTGCTTCGCCAGTTTGAAAAAGCGGTGATGTTGCAAAACTTGGACAGTCATTGGAAAGAGCATTTGGCGGCAATGGATCATTTACGCCAAGGCATTCATTTGCGTGGTTATGCTCAGAAAAATCCGAAGCAAGAATATAAGCGCGAATCGTTCGAACTGTTCACTGAAATGTTAGAAGCATTGAAAGTAGAAGTGGTTACTGTACTAAGTAAAGTACAAGTGAAGGCGGAATCTGATGTTGAAGCCGTTGAAGAGCAGCGTCGTCAAGCGGACGAACAACCTAAACAGTACGAGCATGAAACTGCTAGTGCGACACAGGCGCCTGAACAAGCACCAGAAGCAGCGCCTGCTGCACGTCCGGGCAATGCACTGCGCGATGGCCCCAAAGTAGGTCGTAATGATCCGTGTCCATGTGGTTCAGGGCTTAAATATAAACAATGCCATGGTAAATTAAGCTAG